TTCGCTTTCGAGGAAAATCCTTTCCCGTTCGTGACAAATAGTTTCGATCCGATCACTTTGACCGCTGTTGGATACCAGCCGGTGGGAATAAATCCGCTGGATTGGCTGTGGCCTTTACGGGTCACATCAAACACCGCCAGACAGTTATTATCGGCGTTGGCAATGTAGAGTGTGTTCTCATCATCACTTAGGGCCAGGCCATTGGGTGTGCTGCCTACCGGAGCATCGGGGAACAGTGACGTTGTCAGCGTTTCACTCACCTGCCGCTTGGCCACGTCAATCAGCGCAACCGTGTTATCATTGCCGTTGGCTACAAAAAGATAGCGCCCATCGCGGGTCAACAGCAAATCATTCGGGTTTTTGTTGGTCTTGATCGTAGCCACTATTTTCGGCGTGTTGACATCAACGAGCAGCACGCGGGCACCGCCCCACAAGGATACAAAAAGCTGGTTTTTATCGGGTGATAGTATGCAGGTGTAGGCGGCAGCCCCCAGGTTTAGTTTACGGAGAACTTGCCGGGTCTTCGTATCCGCGATATAGAGCGAACTGTCCTCCTTGGTGACAACGTAAAGTCGGTTTTTGCCATCATCAACGCACAGACCCGTGGGCGAAATTTTGACAGGCCAGGGTTTGCCCAGCACAATGGGTTCTTCGGGCCGTAACTGCTGGTCTTCCAGTTTATACACCAGAATCCGATTGTCATTCCCGCCCGACGCGTACACGTGCGTTTCATCGTCACTGAACGCCAGGCCCAGATACGATTTTCCAACCCGAACGGTATCGAGAATTTGTTCTGTACGGGCATCCAGTAAGGTAATGCTCTGCGTACTTTGCCCATTGTTGGTAACGGCTAAGTATTTTTTGGAAGGAGACACCACCAGGTTTAGGGGCAAGTCATCCAGATCAAGACTTCGTCCGGGTGGTGTGAGGGCCCAGCCATTGGGTAAATTGACCCGCTTAGCCGCTAGTTTTTTATACACCTCGGCTTCCTGCGTTGTCTGGGTGGTGCTATTTTTTCGGTGGCATCCCGCCAGTATCGACAGAAAAAGAAGTACACCAATGCTGTAAAGAGCAGTTGACCGGTTTATCATGTGAGGAAAGGAATAAACTTGTTTTAAGGTAATCCCGATTACGCCAAATTCTACTGAATTCGTCGTGTATACTAAACGAGGTTACCTAAGTCAGGCAACCTCGTTTAGGCAGTAACGCTTTATCGCACGAAGGAACTACGTGGGTTCCGCTTAGAACCCGTACCGCACGCCCAGCTGGAATTGGTAAGGGTTACCGCTCAGGCCTGATACGCCCGCGTTGGTATTGACGGCGTACTTGTAGTTGTTCGTAGACGAATCGAAGCCCGATCGGGTCAGCAACGAGGTAGCACCCAGCGCATGGTTGACCCCCCACGCTTTGTTGATCAGGTTAGCCGTATTGAACAGGTCGCCCGATAGTTCGAGGTACTGATTACGAAACGTTTTGACTTTGTAGGTCAGGCGCATATCCAGGGTTCCGTAGAATGGATTTACCCCGCCGTTGCGTTCGGCAATCTTCCCAAAGCTGTTCCGAATGTAATCCTTCGCGCTGTTTTCGACGTTCGGATTGTTCAGAATGGCGTTGATTCCTTCTCTCAAGTACTGGGGCGTTTCGGCGTTGTTCGGATCGTAGACATAAGCCAGGTCGTTAGACTCGACAAAATCGCCGTTGATGTTGCCATTCACCACCATCGAGTAGCGCGTGCCGCTCAGACCAGAGAAACGGAAGCCAAGGTTGAAACCGTAAAACGTAGGCGTATTACCGTACACAACGATCTTCGTCCGAAACTGGTTATCAGAATAGTTCATCTGATTCAGCACGCGCGGATCGCCCGCCGTGTACTGGACCAGCGTAGCCGTGTTCGCTACGTTTCCATTGTAGGACGTATTATCCTTTGTATCGTTCCAGGTATACGAGAACGCGATCTCGCCATCCTTGAAATACCGGTAGTTTCCGTCGACCACAACCGCCATCTGATTCACTTTTCCCAGACTGCTTAATTCCAGCACCCGGCCTACTTCGGTCGTTTTCCGACCCAATGTCCAGTTCTGGGATCCGTTAGACGTTAAGATAGACGAAGCCGGTACGTACACAGGACGATTAGCTTCCTGCGACAGCGTAAAGTACGGCTGATCGACCATGTTCTTGTCCGTATACGTGTAGTTGTTACGGGCAAACGACATGTACCCTGCAATGCTCATCCGGAAGTTGGGGCTAAAGAAGTGGCTGTACGATCCGTTGACTTTATACACGGTTGGCACTTTGGCGTCTTTACCGTTCATGTTGATCGTGTACAGCTTGGGCACATTGGGGTTGTTGATCAGATCGAGGCCCGGTGCCGAAGCCGGATTGGCGCGATAAGCCGGGAAGTTAGGCGTCGGCACCAGATTACCAGTTACGTCGATGCTGGCAATGCGGCTACCGTCGAAGACCATGTTGTTGATCATCGAGTACGGGTTGAGGGCCGAGCCCAGAATGCCGCCACCCAGGCGGATGATGTCCCGGCCATCCTGACGAACATCCCAGGTTGCCTGAATGCGTGGTTGAACTTGCAGCGTCGCCAGTTTATTGTCAGTCCGCAAACCCAGCGTGTTGAACACCGTCTGGTTAAACGTTGGCTTGGTCAGGTAATCGGTATAATCGATCCGGACACCCGCCGTAACGTTCAGGCCGGGCGCTACCGTCGTCTGCG
The genomic region above belongs to Spirosoma agri and contains:
- a CDS encoding YncE family protein, with the translated sequence MINRSTALYSIGVLLFLSILAGCHRKNSTTQTTQEAEVYKKLAAKRVNLPNGWALTPPGRSLDLDDLPLNLVVSPSKKYLAVTNNGQSTQSITLLDARTEQILDTVRVGKSYLGLAFSDDETHVYASGGNDNRILVYKLEDQQLRPEEPIVLGKPWPVKISPTGLCVDDGKNRLYVVTKEDSSLYIADTKTRQVLRKLNLGAAAYTCILSPDKNQLFVSLWGGARVLLVDVNTPKIVATIKTNKNPNDLLLTRDGRYLFVANGNDNTVALIDVAKRQVSETLTTSLFPDAPVGSTPNGLALSDDENTLYIANADNNCLAVFDVTRKGHSQSSGFIPTGWYPTAVKVIGSKLFVTNGKGFSSKANPRGPNPVRTRTPQQVGPNPQANPGPVQYIAGLFKGTLSIIDTPDSDVLAAYSRLVYANTPYTKSKELRSEGEAGNPIPRQVGGTNPSARSPIKYVFYIIKENRTYDQVLGDMKEGNGDAALCLFPQKVTPNQHALAKQFVLLDNFYVDAEVSADGHNWSSAAYANDYVEKNWVTSYGGRGGTYDYEGQKEIAHPRDGFIWDHCLRAGVSFRSYGWFADEEKPNIKTLAGKFCPAFKGYDLGYLDSKREEAWEKDFDELITAGKVPQLSTVRFGNDHTSGARIGMPTPDAALADNDLAVGRFVEHLS